A genome region from Nitrospira sp. includes the following:
- a CDS encoding Slp family lipoprotein yields the protein MRTTSHYMIGLLLVLPAILPACASNSPFPTEVRDKVAPTFDFQAWRDASPSNPGGKSGSGTKVELGGRIVQVSKDSKGILIVAEQLPVVNHPVYGPTDSGTRKGEYEFAFLYPAELAPDTLRNGNRFVMIGTTNGRKPVVVNGAPKTEPYLVADCIHVWQTGRTEISEFKESAGAGNSPLPEVTSCAPKKH from the coding sequence ATGAGGACAACCAGCCACTACATGATCGGTCTATTGCTTGTGCTTCCCGCTATCTTGCCGGCCTGCGCAAGCAACTCGCCATTTCCGACAGAAGTCCGGGACAAGGTAGCACCGACATTTGATTTTCAAGCGTGGCGAGATGCCTCACCCAGCAATCCCGGCGGCAAGTCTGGTTCCGGCACAAAAGTAGAACTTGGTGGGCGAATCGTACAGGTCAGCAAAGATAGCAAGGGTATTCTGATCGTGGCTGAACAACTTCCCGTTGTGAACCATCCCGTGTATGGACCAACGGATAGTGGCACGCGCAAGGGAGAATATGAGTTTGCCTTCCTGTATCCGGCCGAGCTGGCTCCGGACACGCTCAGAAACGGAAACCGATTCGTCATGATCGGGACGACGAACGGCAGGAAACCCGTCGTCGTCAATGGGGCTCCGAAAACCGAACCCTATTTAGTGGCGGACTGCATTCATGTCTGGCAGACAGGAAGAACCGAAATCTCTGAATTCAAGGAGAGTGCAGGCGCGGGGAATTCACCGCTTCCCGAAGTCACCTCCTGCGCGCCCAAGAAGCATTGA
- a CDS encoding tetratricopeptide repeat protein: MRAIPRPLRAGLGLWLNIALLWGCSTSAITAGNEDPTATLLSQGQAQYHQGQFDRALATISQAIVLSPANAEARNARGFVYHSQGLKEEAKRDFAEAIRLNPNHALYHSNLGAVYLTSGHYGEALDSFNHALRVAPPSALVLNQRGQTYRHLGQFDEALQDFNAAAQLNGRDATIYANRGVVYALKQDFEQAKRDLDRAATLNRTLPAVYQSRGLVEMLTGEFDRAESDFSQAIAMGVDDHTLYYNRGVARSMLGDKLGAIQDYDSSCHAGYVPACKFSRILSHIDTPRS; the protein is encoded by the coding sequence ATGCGCGCAATCCCACGACCACTTCGAGCCGGTCTCGGACTCTGGCTGAATATCGCCCTTTTGTGGGGCTGCTCAACATCAGCAATCACGGCCGGCAATGAGGATCCCACCGCCACCCTCCTGTCCCAAGGCCAGGCTCAATACCATCAGGGCCAGTTCGATAGGGCGCTGGCGACGATTTCCCAGGCCATCGTCCTGTCTCCAGCCAATGCTGAGGCAAGGAATGCGCGAGGATTTGTGTACCATTCGCAAGGCTTGAAGGAAGAAGCGAAACGAGACTTTGCTGAAGCCATTCGGCTCAATCCCAACCACGCGCTGTACCACAGCAATCTGGGAGCCGTCTATCTGACCTCGGGGCACTACGGTGAGGCCCTGGACTCATTCAATCATGCCTTGCGCGTGGCCCCCCCCTCGGCGTTGGTGCTCAATCAGCGCGGCCAAACCTACCGTCACCTCGGTCAATTCGATGAGGCACTACAGGATTTCAATGCAGCCGCACAACTCAATGGCCGAGATGCCACGATCTATGCAAATCGCGGCGTCGTCTATGCCCTAAAGCAGGACTTCGAGCAAGCCAAACGTGATCTCGACCGAGCAGCTACGCTCAACCGGACTCTCCCTGCCGTCTATCAGAGCCGCGGGCTCGTCGAAATGCTGACCGGGGAATTTGATCGAGCGGAGAGCGATTTCTCACAAGCGATCGCCATGGGAGTAGACGATCATACCCTCTACTACAATCGAGGTGTGGCTCGATCTATGCTCGGAGACAAGCTTGGCGCAATACAGGATTATGACAGCTCATGCCATGCCGGATACGTTCCAGCCTGTAAGTTCAGCAGGATCCTGTCTCATATCGATACACCGCGCTCGTAA
- a CDS encoding Slp family lipoprotein gives MKLLYGSVMLVALLLVNGCGPMTAFPPEVTKGADTNFDFNAWWALPKATVGRKVQLGGRIIQVNERNDGFVIIAAHLPVVEHPAYGPRDIGKRAGEYAIFYAGAITPKSLRPGNRLMVIGTTEQSQVVNVDEVQRNIPSLTAQCLHIWNTGGKEIAEFPYNAGAGYEPLEENTFCLSDR, from the coding sequence ATGAAGCTCTTATATGGATCGGTAATGCTCGTAGCCCTCTTATTGGTGAACGGCTGCGGACCAATGACGGCCTTCCCACCAGAAGTCACGAAAGGGGCAGATACAAACTTTGACTTTAACGCCTGGTGGGCCTTACCGAAAGCCACTGTGGGACGAAAGGTGCAGCTGGGCGGCCGGATCATTCAGGTGAATGAAAGGAATGACGGGTTCGTGATTATTGCCGCACACCTGCCGGTGGTCGAGCATCCCGCCTATGGCCCAAGAGACATAGGGAAAAGAGCCGGCGAGTATGCCATTTTCTATGCGGGGGCGATCACTCCTAAATCACTCAGGCCTGGGAACCGCCTGATGGTAATCGGGACCACCGAACAATCTCAGGTCGTCAACGTGGATGAGGTGCAGCGAAATATTCCTTCCCTAACGGCCCAATGCCTTCACATTTGGAATACAGGCGGCAAAGAAATCGCTGAATTTCCCTATAATGCCGGTGCAGGATATGAACCCTTGGAGGAAAATACCTTCTGCCTGTCGGATCGGTGA
- a CDS encoding Slp family lipoprotein: MMKSLSLGLLLAAGLTAGCSTSSLFPPETTRNVAPAEFGVVQAQPDVFKGRVVQLAGRIVGVEESADGFLIRAQELPVGAHPAYGPVETARPAPEFAIAYRGKLDPAARWYGNKLVVVAVAQGAQDITVDGATRTEPFVTAKCMHVWKTGEYGSYGVADFPHTTDGYYPLEHQTYCVN, translated from the coding sequence ATGATGAAATCACTCTCTCTTGGTTTATTGCTGGCCGCCGGGCTTACCGCCGGCTGCTCAACCTCATCGCTGTTTCCTCCGGAAACGACGCGCAATGTCGCTCCTGCTGAATTCGGTGTGGTGCAGGCTCAGCCGGATGTCTTCAAGGGACGCGTTGTGCAGCTCGCCGGCCGCATTGTAGGGGTTGAGGAATCCGCTGACGGTTTCCTTATCAGAGCACAGGAGCTTCCAGTTGGAGCGCATCCGGCGTATGGACCGGTGGAAACTGCGCGACCTGCACCTGAATTTGCAATCGCCTATCGCGGCAAATTGGATCCCGCGGCGAGATGGTATGGCAACAAATTGGTTGTGGTCGCCGTCGCACAAGGGGCTCAAGACATCACCGTAGATGGAGCTACTCGAACGGAGCCGTTTGTCACCGCAAAATGTATGCATGTGTGGAAAACCGGTGAGTACGGGTCCTATGGCGTTGCAGACTTTCCTCATACGACCGATGGCTACTACCCGCTTGAGCATCAGACCTACTGCGTGAACTAG
- a CDS encoding response regulator transcription factor has translation MLRSSTSFQPRLGDGTEALPPVTMIAPQVASSILFLTADTNFASTIERLLVRNGYRVSVARSISGVNVYTGRAPDLAIIDRRLDIFDQFRNHAILGAVPSIAILPVEHQVSEEDYLHDLEKGYDLVFCSDRYRELVAQIRAMFRRTKSDALRSSVLTAGTLVMDLAKYEITVDNVEKPVTRKEFEILHQLLLSPGHVLSRQELLNRVWGEDYALEEHALDVHIHSLRRKIEPDPSRPRFIITVRGIGYKLLSE, from the coding sequence ATGCTTCGATCGTCGACATCATTTCAGCCTCGCTTAGGCGACGGGACTGAGGCCTTGCCTCCCGTCACGATGATTGCCCCTCAGGTCGCATCATCCATTTTATTTCTCACGGCAGATACGAACTTCGCCAGCACCATCGAGCGGCTTTTAGTTCGAAATGGGTATCGAGTGTCAGTGGCCCGCTCCATCTCCGGAGTGAATGTCTATACTGGGAGAGCACCGGACCTGGCGATTATCGATCGACGACTGGATATTTTTGATCAATTTCGAAACCACGCCATACTTGGTGCAGTACCATCCATTGCAATTCTTCCGGTCGAACATCAGGTCTCTGAGGAGGACTATCTTCATGACCTTGAGAAGGGCTATGACCTTGTCTTTTGCTCAGATCGCTACCGTGAGCTTGTCGCTCAAATTCGAGCCATGTTCCGGCGAACCAAATCGGACGCCCTTCGCAGTTCAGTGCTCACCGCCGGTACCCTCGTCATGGACCTGGCCAAATATGAAATCACCGTAGACAACGTGGAAAAACCTGTCACGAGAAAAGAATTTGAAATCCTGCACCAACTCCTTTTATCACCAGGCCACGTACTCTCACGCCAGGAACTCCTTAATCGCGTGTGGGGAGAAGACTATGCCCTCGAGGAGCATGCCCTCGATGTGCATATCCACTCACTGAGACGGAAAATCGAGCCGGACCCCTCAAGACCTCGCTTTATCATCACTGTCCGAGGCATAGGGTATAAATTGTTGTCTGAGTAG
- a CDS encoding winged helix-turn-helix domain-containing protein — MRPKRRPISLPARRRQQSQPAKRATVALVFLGQLAIDRQRHEVTVGDRVVHLTPREFQLLWTLTQRPGKVYRREELLTLVWGTETFVAVRTVDVHMAKLRRKLRTREDHPDIVETIWGVGYRLQIGPQ, encoded by the coding sequence ATGCGTCCTAAGCGGAGACCGATCTCCCTTCCAGCCCGTCGCAGACAGCAATCACAACCAGCCAAGCGAGCGACCGTTGCCCTCGTGTTCCTTGGGCAGTTGGCCATTGATCGGCAGCGACATGAGGTGACGGTGGGCGATCGGGTTGTGCACCTCACACCTCGTGAATTTCAATTGCTGTGGACGCTGACCCAACGGCCGGGAAAGGTCTATCGACGGGAAGAATTACTCACTCTGGTGTGGGGGACTGAGACATTCGTCGCGGTGAGAACGGTGGACGTGCACATGGCCAAATTACGGCGCAAGCTTCGGACACGTGAAGATCATCCGGATATTGTCGAAACAATCTGGGGCGTCGGTTATCGCTTGCAAATCGGGCCACAGTAG